A segment of the Chitinivibrio alkaliphilus ACht1 genome:
CTATTTGCCAGAAGATCTCCAAAGGCATCTCCAATATCACTCAGGGGGGGGACAAGGGAGGAGGATACCATCTCTGTTCGGGGGAGGAGCTCCCACGCAAGAAGAAGAGGGATGAGGATTGTGATAAACTCCCGGGAAAAGATTGATCCCAGGGAGTTTCGTAAAAATATGCCTCCTTCCCGTAGGAGCAGGTGTGTGCCTTTTCGTTCATATCTATTCATGAATACCTCGTGTATTTCTTTGGGTTGCGGTGTGTCCGGTCAGGCGTGCCTGTCCGGTGAACTCATCGTCAAAACGAACTCCCTCCACCCGTTGTCCGTGTCCCTGATGGCGGATATACTGTTCCAGAGCATGGGACTCTCCGGGGGAAAACTCCGCCAAGGGGAGATCGACATCTCCTAAAAGAGGAAACTGTTGCGCAAGAACCCGGCGTAGTTTTTCCGGTGAAAGGGCCTCTCCCTGAGAGAGGTGGTGCGGGAGAAATTCCGGTGCAAAGGGGGCACTTTCAGCAAGAAGGAGCACCTGTTCCACCTGGGCGGTGATGTTACAACAGTCATCACCGGGCTCAAAATCCCACTTCTGAAAGAGGATCTGATGCCCCTCCCGGGCAAGGGGACCCATGGATGATCCTCGTATGAGGGCTCCGTCCACGGTGCCGCTTGACAGGGCGGGTACCATTGTCTCATAGGGAAGCACCACAAAACGTATATCTGCGATATCGATGTCATAGCGGTGGAGTTCCTCGGCAAAGATGTGCAGCTCTTCGGCCACGGGGGATGATACGGCAAGACGTGTGCCCGGAAGATCCCCCAGACGTATGTCAAGGGATGAAGATATGGCAAGGGTGGCCCCGAAGGGGTACTCGTAGATTCCTCTCACGTGCATAGATCTGCCTGCGGGAGCCTCAAGGAGAAGGGCTGCTTTTTCAGGGGACATGAGGGCAGCATCAATCTCCCCTGCCATGAGGGCATAGCCCACATCATCTTCACCGGAAAAGGGCACAAGGAGAATGCTGTCATTCTCCTGTGCTACATAGAGAGAGGCCGTGACGGCTGATCCCGTATGGCCAACCCGTATTATCGCTTCCCCCGCATTTTTGCGGGAGGTTGCCCTGAATGCTGCAAGGAGTACCACAAGCAGGCAGACAGGGAGGATTTTCATTGCAGTACTCATCATATTCTCCTTTTAATTCCAGGTGATACCCTTAAATTCCTGTGCATAGAGGTCAGTACCGGGATTACTTCTGATATTGCCAAGGCCGATAAGCTCATCGGCAAGAAAGGACAATCCCTCCTGATCAATCTCTGTTTGAAAGAGGAGTCGGTTGTTTCCATTGATGATTGCATCCCGTGGGGATTCTGTAT
Coding sequences within it:
- a CDS encoding ABC transporter substrate-binding protein, which encodes MSTAMKILPVCLLVVLLAAFRATSRKNAGEAIIRVGHTGSAVTASLYVAQENDSILLVPFSGEDDVGYALMAGEIDAALMSPEKAALLLEAPAGRSMHVRGIYEYPFGATLAISSSLDIRLGDLPGTRLAVSSPVAEELHIFAEELHRYDIDIADIRFVVLPYETMVPALSSGTVDGALIRGSSMGPLAREGHQILFQKWDFEPGDDCCNITAQVEQVLLLAESAPFAPEFLPHHLSQGEALSPEKLRRVLAQQFPLLGDVDLPLAEFSPGESHALEQYIRHQGHGQRVEGVRFDDEFTGQARLTGHTATQRNTRGIHE